In Methanosarcina barkeri MS, a single window of DNA contains:
- a CDS encoding S-layer protein domain-containing protein: MGIKNYIKILCLFLAFGFLCLSAVAQASDSTGNRIWDENANENLTYTWTPQTYSGFYYDLDTGEGSENLTVQLSKGSRTINKRNLQYETVPIKTDFEYGNWGSYDVIGFMAERYFAGYTANSSFADKEISVISDGQLSKVLIDSDDRKSLYTGSSLVLDEGYSLNMVEVDINGNSVWVQLEKDGKIVDEAFLSSNSDYVYKADLGDTENVPIIAVHFSQIFSGRETNAVFVNGIFQISDQYVKVQNGDDFGEMEVSSTSSSGIKMRNSDSISLSKGDTIDIMGKLSFVVADANELRFAPIVETSEPGTYELRGTVHDDKFDTMVWTPFNFEGFYYNIDENISTESLTIEKLDGRTIDDEALVYSTKPENVKFEHEGWGSYKVIGFMAEKYFAGYPENTLGNSKGISVLSDRVLSKVLIDDDDKKSLFTGSSLALENGYSLKASQVDVNGKSVLFELYKNGKLLDSGIVSQGGDYIYETDIGGAENVPMIAVHISTVFRSTETDAVFVEGIFQISDDYLEISGGDSFGEMKITSISDSGITMKNEDSISLSKDDVVDLMGNVKFKVADSSVLRFYPFVETETEEGDQLDIEIPDALVVGKPTEILVTARNISVVGAEIFVGNKSIGTTGDSGNLTFTPSNEGSFTVTASREGYVSGTKDVDVLAQGILKLLVSVSPENVREGDQISIKVTDSEENKPVSGADVFFGGQIIDAQTDAKGITSYMVTTPGTYVVNATKTGYEDGETQVEVAEKAAQFTFSDLTIQPASVEAGTAVNIKVNAMNNGGVTGNSTVELLVNNESVDSQNITLNPGENKSIEFSHTEGEQGTYTVEVGGLSESYEVTKKAPFFSGMATLGILATAFVILRKRRN; this comes from the coding sequence TTGGGGATTAAAAACTACATCAAGATTTTATGCTTGTTTTTGGCATTTGGATTTTTGTGTCTAAGTGCAGTTGCCCAGGCTTCAGATTCGACAGGCAACCGCATCTGGGATGAAAATGCAAATGAGAACCTTACCTATACATGGACGCCTCAGACTTACTCGGGTTTTTATTATGATCTGGATACCGGAGAAGGTTCCGAGAATCTGACAGTCCAGCTCAGTAAGGGTAGCCGGACAATTAATAAGAGAAACCTGCAGTACGAAACCGTACCCATAAAGACCGACTTTGAGTATGGAAATTGGGGTTCTTATGATGTCATAGGGTTTATGGCAGAGCGCTACTTTGCAGGGTACACCGCAAACTCAAGTTTTGCAGATAAAGAGATTAGCGTTATCTCGGACGGACAGCTTTCAAAAGTCCTGATAGACTCCGATGATAGGAAATCTCTGTACACGGGTTCTTCTCTTGTTCTTGACGAAGGATACTCCCTGAACATGGTTGAGGTTGATATCAACGGAAATAGCGTCTGGGTACAGCTTGAAAAGGACGGAAAGATAGTCGACGAAGCTTTCCTATCTTCCAATAGCGACTATGTATACAAAGCCGACCTCGGGGATACTGAAAATGTGCCCATAATTGCAGTTCATTTTTCCCAGATCTTCAGCGGCAGAGAGACCAATGCGGTTTTCGTGAACGGAATTTTCCAGATCTCGGACCAGTACGTGAAAGTCCAGAATGGTGATGATTTTGGGGAAATGGAGGTAAGTTCTACCTCAAGTTCAGGCATAAAAATGAGAAATAGCGACTCGATCTCACTTAGCAAGGGTGACACTATTGATATCATGGGTAAACTAAGTTTTGTTGTAGCTGATGCCAATGAACTTCGTTTTGCACCAATAGTTGAAACCTCCGAGCCCGGAACTTATGAATTAAGAGGGACGGTACACGATGATAAGTTTGATACTATGGTCTGGACGCCTTTTAACTTCGAAGGTTTCTATTATAACATCGACGAAAATATTTCCACTGAAAGCCTTACCATTGAAAAACTCGATGGTAGGACAATTGATGATGAAGCCCTCGTCTATTCTACAAAGCCTGAAAATGTCAAATTTGAACATGAGGGCTGGGGAAGTTATAAAGTTATCGGCTTCATGGCAGAGAAATACTTTGCAGGATATCCTGAAAACACTCTTGGCAATTCAAAGGGCATAAGTGTGCTGTCGGACCGCGTACTTTCAAAAGTTCTGATCGATGACGATGACAAAAAATCCCTGTTCACTGGTTCTTCTTTAGCCTTGGAGAACGGCTACTCCCTTAAGGCATCCCAGGTAGATGTTAATGGGAAAAGCGTACTCTTTGAGCTTTATAAGAATGGAAAGCTTCTGGACTCCGGAATCGTTTCCCAGGGTGGGGACTATATTTATGAAACCGATATAGGAGGGGCCGAAAATGTTCCGATGATTGCGGTCCATATAAGTACAGTCTTCCGTTCCACAGAAACAGATGCCGTGTTTGTGGAGGGAATCTTCCAGATTTCGGATGATTACTTGGAAATTTCTGGGGGAGATTCTTTCGGTGAAATGAAAATAACTTCGATTTCCGACTCAGGCATCACAATGAAAAACGAGGATTCAATCTCCCTTTCAAAGGATGATGTCGTAGACCTGATGGGTAATGTCAAGTTTAAGGTTGCCGATTCTTCAGTCCTGCGCTTTTATCCATTCGTCGAAACCGAGACCGAGGAAGGAGATCAACTGGATATTGAAATACCTGATGCGCTTGTAGTCGGTAAGCCGACCGAGATTTTGGTAACTGCGAGAAATATTTCAGTCGTCGGTGCTGAAATTTTTGTTGGAAACAAAAGCATAGGCACCACCGGAGACAGTGGAAATCTCACCTTTACCCCCAGCAATGAAGGCAGCTTCACTGTAACTGCGAGCCGGGAAGGTTATGTTTCCGGAACTAAGGATGTGGATGTCCTAGCACAGGGTATCCTGAAACTCCTAGTTTCAGTCTCTCCCGAAAACGTTCGGGAAGGGGACCAGATTAGCATAAAGGTCACTGACTCTGAGGAAAACAAGCCTGTTTCCGGAGCAGATGTCTTTTTCGGCGGACAGATCATTGACGCACAGACAGACGCAAAAGGTATCACATCTTACATGGTTACTACTCCGGGAACGTATGTAGTAAATGCCACAAAGACCGGTTATGAAGACGGAGAAACCCAGGTAGAGGTGGCGGAGAAAGCTGCACAGTTCACCTTCTCAGACCTCACGATACAGCCTGCTTCAGTTGAAGCCGGAACTGCGGTAAATATTAAGGTGAATGCTATGAACAATGGAGGCGTCACAGGAAACTCCACAGTGGAATTGCTGGTTAATAACGAATCGGTTGATTCCCAGAATATAACCCTTAATCCGGGTGAGAACAAATCAATCGAATTCTCACACACCGAGGGTGAGCAAGGGACGTATACTGTTGAAGTCGGAGGACTGAGCGAAAGTTATGAAGTGACAAAAAAAGCTCCTTTCTTCAGTGGGATGGCTACACTTGGTATACTCGCCACGGCATTTGTTATCCTGCGGAAGAGACGAAACTAA